One Dermacentor silvarum isolate Dsil-2018 chromosome 10, BIME_Dsil_1.4, whole genome shotgun sequence genomic window carries:
- the LOC125940980 gene encoding uncharacterized protein LOC125940980 — protein sequence MEAVLRHYEEECTFHALECPHCRTAVRPTNLLTHCTAVGADSASPERTSEPSLVRRGGQTARGMNVPLEELVALMRGAGRDELAIIQTLLNELLERASNFGSCLSEVARDVAALRHNPVDATAVAPSGNSSALVSYGVDSAINLHQGNSGVAHAAGTSTSIEPSNEVALRMLASYCSVSLSAVKELNRKENRHRLRTNFIREFPDRVVLGLSPQPYVRYTFEIDGADKLFYCPMENLFEKFSDLALRHDNGVVLQLSVFRYEQYTSGNSFLMLYLTFILLDRAGRVPTHCSLTVMHGVPGINKQMEEIIGGTFCYSQRSCSFSFHTELDPLRGEGYLHNNKLYIQAVVYV from the coding sequence ATGGAAGCTGTATTGCGGCACTATGAAGAGGAGTGCACCTTCCACGCGCTTGAATGCCCGCACTGCCGGACCGCAGTCCGGCCCACAAACCTGCTGACCCACTGCACGGCCGTAGGCGCCGACAGCGCTTCCCCTGAGCGCACAAGTGAGCCGTCCCTAGTGCGGCGTGGTGGACAAACTGCTCGCGGTATGAATGTACCGTTGGAAGAGTTGGTAGCCCTGATGAGAGGCGCGGGTCGTGATGAGCTGGCTATCATTCAGACTCTATTGAACGAACTACTTGAGCGGGCAAGCAATTTTGGCTCTTGTTTAAGCGAGGTAGCCCGCGACGTGGCAGCCTTAAGGCATAACCCGGTGGATGCGACTGCTGTTGCGCCAAGTGGCAATTCATCAGCGCTCGTCTCGTACGGAGTAGACAGTGCTATAAACCTTCACCAGGGCAACAGCGGCGTTGCCCACGCAGCGGGAACCAGCACAAGTATCGAGCCTtcaaacgaggtggcgcttcgAATGCTGGCGTCATACTGCAGCGTGTCGTTGAGCGCCGTCAAAGAGTTGAATCGCAAGGAGAATAGACACCGACTGCGTACCAACTTTATCCGAGAATTTCCAGACCGAGTAGTATTGGGTCTTTCGCCTCAGCCCTACGTGCGGTACACTTTCGAGATCGATGGCGCCGACAAACTGTTCTACTGTCCCATGGAAAATTTGTTTGAGAAATTTTCAGACCTGGCTTTGCGGCACGATAATGGTGTCGTTCTTCAGTTGTCTGTGTTCAGATATGAACAGTATACATCTGGCAATAGCTTTCTCATGCTCTACTTGACGTTCATACTCCTTGACAGGGCCGGCAGAGTGCCAACCCACTGCTCACTGACGGTAATGCATGGAGTGCCTGGAATAAACAAGCAGATGGAGGAAATCATTGGTGGCACTTTTTGTTACTCTCAACGCTCTTGTTCTTTTTCATTCCATACGGAACTCGACCCACTGAGAGGCGAAGGGTATCTTCACAACAACAAACTTTACATTCAAGCTGTCGTATATGTATAG